One genomic region from bacterium encodes:
- the hutI gene encoding imidazolonepropionase, with the protein MPTADLLVTHAAELVRVADTAVAAPKRGADLAELHIIRDGALAAQAGQIVWVGTTNQARAQVALTPGATVIDAAGAVVTPGLVDAHTHPVFAAPRQMEFAMRIAGKTYQQIAAEGGGIANSVARTRATGEDELYRNALRVADRMLDFGTTTAEAKSGYGLSLEDELKMLRVIRRVDAAHPIDWVPTALPAHDVPVEYKGSPDEYVRVIGEIILPAIAAEGLAEFNDVFFETGVFDRAQSEAIQRRARQLGFDLKFHVDELSDVGGASLAAEMDAASADHLVFVNDAGIRALASSRTVAVMLPGTAYFLDLPRKPPVRRMIEAGVAIGLATDCNPGSNMTESMPMALNQACVLYKMTPAEAIAAATHNAACALNRQGKIGGLAPGAAADLVIWDAADHRELPYHYGVNLARIVIKNGAVVRGRA; encoded by the coding sequence TTGCCGACCGCCGATCTGCTCGTTACCCACGCTGCTGAACTGGTCCGTGTCGCCGACACGGCGGTGGCCGCGCCCAAGCGCGGCGCCGATCTGGCTGAACTGCACATTATCCGCGATGGCGCCCTCGCCGCGCAGGCGGGGCAGATTGTCTGGGTCGGAACCACGAATCAGGCCCGCGCGCAGGTCGCGCTTACGCCCGGAGCGACCGTGATCGACGCCGCCGGCGCGGTCGTGACCCCGGGCCTGGTCGATGCGCACACCCATCCGGTCTTCGCCGCGCCGCGGCAGATGGAATTCGCGATGCGCATTGCGGGCAAGACCTACCAGCAAATCGCCGCCGAGGGCGGCGGGATCGCCAATTCGGTGGCCCGCACGCGCGCCACCGGCGAGGATGAGCTCTACCGCAACGCCCTGCGGGTTGCCGATCGCATGCTCGACTTCGGCACCACCACCGCCGAGGCCAAGTCGGGCTACGGCCTCTCGCTGGAAGATGAGCTGAAAATGCTGCGGGTGATCCGCCGGGTGGACGCCGCGCATCCCATCGACTGGGTGCCGACCGCGTTGCCGGCGCACGATGTCCCCGTCGAGTACAAGGGCAGCCCCGACGAATATGTGCGGGTCATCGGCGAGATCATTCTGCCGGCGATCGCCGCCGAGGGACTGGCCGAGTTCAATGATGTTTTCTTCGAAACCGGCGTCTTCGACCGGGCGCAGAGCGAGGCCATCCAGCGCCGCGCCCGGCAGCTGGGCTTCGACCTCAAGTTCCATGTCGATGAGCTCTCCGATGTCGGCGGCGCGTCGCTGGCCGCCGAGATGGACGCCGCCTCGGCCGATCATCTGGTCTTCGTCAACGACGCGGGCATTCGGGCGCTGGCGTCGAGCCGGACGGTCGCGGTGATGCTGCCCGGCACCGCCTATTTTCTCGATTTGCCCCGCAAGCCGCCGGTGCGCAGGATGATCGAAGCGGGTGTCGCCATCGGCCTGGCCACCGACTGCAATCCCGGCAGCAACATGACCGAATCGATGCCCATGGCGCTGAATCAGGCCTGTGTGCTCTATAAGATGACCCCGGCCGAAGCGATTGCCGCCGCCACTCACAACGCCGCCTGCGCCCTCAACCGGCAGGGGAAGATCGGCGGCCTGGCCCCCGGCGCCGCCGCTGACTTGGTCATCTGGGATGCCGCCGACCACCGCGAATTGCCGTATCATTACGGCGTGAATCTGGCCCGGATCGTGATCAAAAACGGCGCCGTGGTGCGGGGACGGGCATGA
- a CDS encoding LptE family protein, with protein MIRSMFIAGLCALAMTFAACAPYSFSGGRTALVQSVAVPIFENQTTEFGLAETLTSGIINGFVNDNQIKVVDQANAEAILTGAIVEYKRRAYTFDETDRVTEYIVEIWVDAELNKKEGAANVWKASRMRGFGIYKADTEDEQQGQSRAIEKIAEDLLNRTIKSW; from the coding sequence ATGATCCGTTCGATGTTCATCGCGGGGTTGTGTGCGTTGGCCATGACCTTCGCCGCCTGTGCGCCGTATTCGTTTTCCGGCGGACGCACCGCCCTGGTGCAGTCGGTCGCGGTCCCGATCTTTGAGAATCAGACCACCGAATTCGGTTTGGCCGAAACCCTCACCAGCGGCATCATCAATGGTTTTGTCAACGACAACCAGATCAAGGTGGTCGATCAGGCCAATGCCGAAGCCATCCTGACCGGCGCGATTGTTGAATACAAGCGTCGCGCCTACACGTTCGACGAGACCGACCGTGTCACCGAGTACATCGTCGAAATCTGGGTGGACGCCGAATTGAACAAGAAAGAGGGCGCTGCCAATGTCTGGAAGGCCTCCCGGATGCGCGGTTTCGGCATCTATAAGGCCGACACCGAGGACGAACAGCAGGGCCAGTCCCGGGCGATCGAGAAGATCGCCGAGGACCTGCTGAACCGGACCATCAAATCCTGGTAG
- a CDS encoding PorV/PorQ family protein: MRPVAAIACMIALVVAAVSPVSAKDPGEDAYTFLKIGTDARSEAMGGAMTGVADQLGATFYNPAALAAVGPRSVMASYTNWLTDIQAGALAAVWSIGGQGRIGVSAQYLDYGDFDARDEVGNPGADFSASDVALALTWASALGRGLNAGVTGRFISESIDDENSSALAADLGLSYEFLDGRTRAGVAARNLGGQTKSIEGGDKESLPIVLAAGLSHQLRGAPILFAADLLKPSDDDVGGAFGVEVDVHRQFALRAGYNTLIARIDTDSDSDNLAGISLGAGFTLERLAIDYAFTAYSELGDAHRFSIRSRF, encoded by the coding sequence ATGCGCCCAGTGGCCGCTATTGCCTGCATGATCGCCCTTGTTGTCGCCGCCGTCTCTCCCGTATCCGCGAAGGACCCCGGCGAGGACGCCTACACGTTTCTGAAGATCGGGACCGATGCCCGTTCCGAGGCGATGGGCGGCGCCATGACCGGCGTCGCCGATCAACTGGGCGCGACTTTTTACAATCCCGCGGCGCTGGCGGCGGTCGGGCCGCGCTCGGTCATGGCCTCCTACACCAACTGGCTCACCGACATTCAGGCCGGCGCGTTGGCGGCGGTCTGGTCGATCGGGGGACAGGGGCGGATCGGTGTCTCGGCGCAGTATCTCGACTATGGCGATTTCGATGCGCGTGACGAGGTCGGCAACCCCGGCGCGGATTTCTCCGCCTCCGATGTGGCGTTGGCGCTGACGTGGGCCAGCGCACTGGGACGGGGCCTCAATGCGGGGGTGACCGGACGGTTCATCAGCGAATCAATCGACGATGAGAATTCCAGCGCGTTGGCGGCCGACCTGGGGCTTTCCTATGAGTTCCTCGATGGACGCACCCGCGCCGGCGTGGCGGCTCGTAATCTTGGCGGACAGACCAAGTCGATTGAGGGTGGCGACAAGGAATCGTTGCCGATCGTGCTGGCCGCCGGCCTTTCACACCAGTTGCGCGGCGCGCCGATCCTCTTTGCCGCCGATCTGCTCAAGCCCAGCGACGACGATGTCGGCGGCGCCTTTGGCGTGGAGGTCGATGTTCATCGGCAGTTCGCCCTGCGCGCCGGCTACAACACGCTGATCGCCCGGATCGACACCGACTCCGACAGCGACAATCTCGCCGGGATCAGTCTCGGCGCCGGGTTCACGCTGGAGCGGCTGGCCATTGACTACGCCTTCACCGCGTACTCGGAGTTGGGCGACGCGCACCGGTTTTCGATTCGTTCACGCTTCTGA
- a CDS encoding exonuclease domain-containing protein, with protein MPRNTRTAFDPDRMLAATLAEVPLVVVDVETTGLDPARGDRVCEVALIRREPSGSLYEWSQLVDPQRPISPGAYAVNRISTSLLRGAPRFSAVIPEINDVADGAVWLAHNAPFDMGFLRSEYRRARRVLIERPVIDTVHLARRHFRFRSNRLAELAREFGIPTPDAHRALGDCRTTLGVFEGILTAAYAGKSPAVGELVLHADRLEARGNPWTMLPPSLEHMLSESRDLDIVYVTAQGVRSSRRVTVVNVVQKSRDLYLVAHCHMRGDERTFRLDRIVDWKIPAA; from the coding sequence ATGCCCCGCAATACCCGGACCGCGTTTGACCCCGACCGCATGCTTGCCGCCACGCTCGCGGAGGTTCCGCTGGTTGTGGTCGACGTGGAGACCACTGGGCTGGATCCGGCGCGCGGCGACCGTGTGTGCGAAGTCGCGCTGATCCGTCGCGAACCCTCCGGCAGTCTCTACGAGTGGTCGCAATTAGTCGACCCGCAGCGTCCGATTTCCCCCGGCGCCTATGCGGTCAATCGGATCAGCACCTCGCTTCTGCGCGGCGCGCCGCGGTTTTCCGCGGTCATTCCCGAAATCAACGATGTCGCCGACGGGGCGGTGTGGCTGGCCCACAACGCCCCTTTCGATATGGGGTTTTTGCGCAGCGAATACCGCCGTGCCCGGCGGGTGCTGATCGAACGGCCGGTGATCGACACGGTGCACCTGGCCCGGCGTCACTTTCGATTTCGCTCCAACCGCCTGGCCGAGCTGGCGCGGGAGTTTGGTATTCCGACCCCCGATGCCCACCGGGCCCTCGGCGACTGCCGCACCACGCTCGGCGTGTTCGAGGGAATCCTGACCGCCGCCTACGCCGGAAAGTCTCCCGCCGTCGGCGAACTGGTGCTTCACGCCGACCGCTTGGAGGCGCGTGGGAATCCCTGGACGATGCTGCCCCCGTCGCTGGAGCATATGCTGTCGGAATCGCGCGACCTGGACATCGTCTATGTCACCGCGCAGGGTGTGCGCTCGTCGCGGCGGGTCACCGTGGTGAATGTCGTGCAGAAATCGCGCGACCTCTACCTGGTGGCGCACTGCCACATGCGCGGCGATGAACGGACATTCCGTCTCGACCGGATCGTCGACTGGAAAATTCCCGCCGCCTGA
- a CDS encoding GNAT family N-acetyltransferase has product MYTIRALTRDELSALGPLWDRAGLPWRPQGRDRLANLIALWERDAGEFIGAFADERLVGAVVASHDRRRGWINRLAVDPSHRHRGVGRQLIAAAESTLRARGLTVIAALIEQDNAPSRALFAAMGYVHMPEVLYYSKRESPDA; this is encoded by the coding sequence ATGTACACCATTCGCGCGCTCACCCGGGATGAATTGTCGGCGCTGGGGCCATTGTGGGACCGCGCCGGACTGCCATGGCGTCCTCAGGGCCGCGACCGTTTGGCCAACCTCATCGCCCTCTGGGAACGCGACGCCGGCGAGTTCATCGGCGCGTTTGCGGACGAACGGCTAGTGGGTGCGGTGGTGGCCAGCCATGACCGGCGGCGCGGCTGGATCAATCGTCTGGCCGTCGATCCCTCCCATCGCCATCGCGGCGTCGGCCGTCAGTTGATCGCCGCCGCCGAATCGACTCTCCGCGCCCGCGGGCTGACCGTGATCGCCGCGTTGATTGAGCAGGACAATGCCCCTTCGCGCGCGTTATTTGCCGCCATGGGCTATGTCCACATGCCCGAGGTCCTCTATTACAGCAAGCGGGAATCCCCCGATGCCTGA
- a CDS encoding DUF4268 domain-containing protein, giving the protein MTSIGKLEPIPLRELWRHEEHGFSAWLEVNLDMLSEAIGVSLSDPHRELLAGNFQVDLVAEDDNGERVIIENQLEPTDHDHLGKLLTYLTNLDARAAVWITREPRPEHIRAIQWLNETTPDDIAFYLVRLAAYRISGSDPAPLFTVIVGPSPESKSFGKQKKELAERHILRLKFWEGLLARARERGVMHHAQRSPTKDSWISAGAGVRSGVSFTYIIWMKEEGAVELYIDTGDKDENKRIFDALQTSKTEIEQAFGVPLSWERLDEKRGARVRCVLREGGLVDEDKWPAIQEAMISAMDKLSRTLKPYLTKS; this is encoded by the coding sequence ATGACAAGTATCGGCAAGCTTGAGCCGATTCCGCTACGAGAACTTTGGAGGCATGAGGAACACGGGTTCTCAGCCTGGCTGGAAGTGAATCTCGATATGCTGTCAGAGGCCATCGGCGTCTCACTTTCTGACCCCCACCGGGAGCTCCTGGCCGGGAATTTCCAAGTCGATTTGGTGGCAGAGGATGATAACGGGGAACGCGTGATTATTGAAAATCAACTCGAGCCCACTGACCACGACCATCTTGGCAAGTTGCTTACTTATCTGACCAACCTCGATGCACGAGCGGCTGTCTGGATCACACGAGAGCCGCGACCCGAGCACATCCGGGCAATTCAGTGGCTGAATGAAACGACACCTGACGACATAGCTTTCTACCTGGTACGGCTGGCCGCTTATCGGATCTCCGGGTCCGATCCCGCTCCCCTCTTCACTGTGATTGTGGGACCCAGCCCTGAATCAAAGAGCTTCGGAAAACAGAAGAAAGAACTGGCTGAGCGTCACATACTTCGGTTGAAATTCTGGGAAGGTCTTCTTGCTCGCGCTAGAGAGAGGGGCGTCATGCATCATGCCCAGCGATCCCCAACAAAAGACTCATGGATTTCGGCCGGCGCCGGGGTCCGCTCAGGGGTGAGCTTCACTTACATCATCTGGATGAAGGAGGAGGGAGCTGTCGAGCTATACATTGACACGGGCGATAAGGACGAGAACAAGCGCATTTTTGATGCCCTTCAGACTTCGAAGACTGAGATTGAGCAGGCGTTTGGAGTCCCGCTCTCTTGGGAGCGACTGGACGAGAAACGAGGAGCCCGTGTTCGATGCGTCTTGAGAGAAGGAGGCCTCGTTGACGAGGACAAGTGGCCTGCAATTCAGGAGGCGATGATCTCCGCAATGGACAAACTGTCCAGAACGCTGAAGCCATATCTCACGAAGTCATGA
- a CDS encoding M2 family metallopeptidase yields the protein MTSAVGLTAGVSQEEFKGFVAAYEARIIPLWKESVLASYTASVTGNDADYQKSNELNLEMARYYSDPELYAQLKAFRDGGQVSDPILKRELDLLYLQFQGYQIDSALIDRITTLATTVEQKFSTFRTKLGDREVADNVVDSILRQSTDSAELESVWLASKEIGRVVAPDVLTLTKLRNEAARSLGYKDYFEMQLKLSEIEPADLQALFDELDVLTRPVFVALKAEMDSILAARLGITPDQLRPWHYQNRFFQEAPSIYGVDLNSFYEGKDPVAIARKYFNGIGLEIDTILARSDLYEKPGKYQHAYSADVDRAGDARIICNLRPNYYWMATLLHELGHATYSRYNDPNLPWLLRSEPHAFTTEAVAEFFGALPANPRWLVEVMGVAPEEAARVAPACKRSFRAERLIFSRWAQVVVRFEQGLYGNPDQDLNKLWWDLVEKYQLLKRPEGRNEPDWAAKIHIASYPVYYYSYQMGQILAAQFADAIGRNVLGAENSYDLSFANDPRIGEFFREKVFRPGSRYPWNEMIEKATGRKLTSEYYAKQFVE from the coding sequence GTGACCAGCGCAGTGGGGCTGACCGCGGGAGTGTCGCAGGAGGAGTTCAAGGGATTCGTTGCCGCCTACGAGGCGAGGATCATCCCGCTGTGGAAGGAGAGCGTGCTCGCCAGTTACACCGCCTCGGTCACCGGCAATGACGCCGATTACCAGAAGTCGAACGAATTAAATCTCGAGATGGCGCGTTACTATTCCGATCCCGAACTCTATGCGCAATTGAAGGCCTTCCGCGACGGCGGGCAGGTGAGCGACCCGATCCTGAAGCGCGAACTGGATCTGCTCTACCTGCAATTCCAGGGGTACCAGATCGACTCGGCGCTGATCGACAGGATCACGACGCTCGCGACCACGGTCGAGCAGAAATTCAGCACCTTCCGCACCAAGCTGGGCGACCGGGAAGTCGCCGACAATGTGGTCGACAGCATCCTGCGCCAATCGACCGACTCCGCCGAACTCGAGAGTGTCTGGTTGGCCAGCAAGGAGATCGGCCGGGTGGTGGCGCCCGACGTGCTGACGCTGACGAAGCTGCGCAACGAAGCCGCGCGATCGCTGGGCTACAAGGACTACTTCGAGATGCAGTTAAAGCTCTCGGAGATCGAGCCGGCCGACTTGCAGGCGCTCTTCGATGAACTCGATGTCCTGACCCGCCCGGTCTTTGTCGCGCTGAAGGCCGAGATGGATTCGATCCTGGCGGCGCGTCTGGGGATCACGCCGGACCAATTGCGCCCCTGGCACTACCAGAACCGTTTCTTCCAGGAGGCGCCATCGATCTATGGCGTCGATCTGAACTCGTTCTACGAGGGCAAAGACCCGGTGGCGATCGCGCGGAAGTATTTCAACGGGATCGGCCTGGAGATCGACACCATCCTGGCGCGCAGCGATCTGTATGAAAAGCCGGGCAAGTACCAGCACGCCTACAGCGCCGATGTCGACCGCGCCGGCGACGCCCGGATCATCTGCAACCTGCGCCCGAACTACTACTGGATGGCCACGCTACTGCACGAGCTGGGGCATGCCACCTATTCGCGCTACAACGACCCGAATCTCCCCTGGCTGCTGCGGTCCGAGCCGCACGCCTTCACCACCGAAGCGGTGGCCGAGTTTTTCGGCGCGCTGCCGGCCAATCCGCGGTGGTTGGTCGAAGTGATGGGGGTCGCGCCGGAGGAGGCGGCGAGAGTGGCGCCGGCCTGCAAACGATCGTTCCGCGCCGAACGGTTGATCTTCAGCCGTTGGGCGCAGGTGGTGGTGCGCTTCGAGCAGGGGCTTTACGGCAACCCCGATCAGGACCTCAACAAGCTATGGTGGGACCTGGTCGAGAAGTACCAGTTGCTGAAACGTCCCGAGGGGCGCAACGAACCGGACTGGGCGGCAAAGATCCACATCGCCTCGTATCCGGTCTACTACTACAGCTACCAGATGGGGCAGATCCTCGCGGCGCAGTTTGCCGATGCCATCGGCCGCAATGTGCTCGGCGCCGAGAATTCCTACGACCTCAGCTTCGCCAATGACCCGCGCATCGGGGAGTTCTTCCGTGAGAAGGTCTTCCGTCCGGGCAGCCGCTACCCCTGGAACGAGATGATCGAGAAGGCCACCGGCCGCAAACTGACCTCGGAGTATTACGCGAAGCAGTTTGTGGAGTAG
- a CDS encoding cupin domain-containing protein — protein sequence MVCHQSKSSAIAVTTVTALLAVAAVAATARAHEYKAPPEPTINHQPSDTGAVRIGPTGEVILPIDEARRQLHAQHHPHNPIETRRVPGPFVKPDMKAVRDFALLKSDLDVINPGPGEWVHVMEGQRHGYQNLTIGITYTSPGGAPPMHTHKGEESHVLLEGQILYALGDSIFAIQAPYIVNIPPMVPHCFMNLGDEVAELVVIFPTNVWEYDVLDYFPFKGVNIEQAKKGIIVK from the coding sequence ATGGTTTGTCACCAGTCGAAGTCATCGGCAATCGCCGTGACGACCGTCACGGCCCTGCTTGCGGTCGCCGCTGTGGCGGCAACGGCGCGCGCCCACGAATACAAGGCGCCGCCGGAGCCGACGATCAATCACCAGCCCAGCGACACCGGCGCGGTGCGTATCGGGCCGACCGGCGAAGTCATCCTGCCCATTGACGAGGCGCGCCGGCAACTGCATGCGCAGCATCACCCGCATAATCCGATCGAAACCCGCCGGGTGCCCGGCCCGTTCGTCAAGCCGGACATGAAAGCGGTGCGGGATTTCGCGCTGCTGAAAAGCGATCTGGACGTGATCAATCCCGGTCCGGGCGAGTGGGTGCACGTGATGGAAGGGCAGCGCCACGGCTACCAGAATCTGACCATCGGCATCACCTACACCTCGCCGGGCGGCGCGCCGCCGATGCACACTCACAAGGGCGAAGAGTCGCATGTGCTCCTGGAGGGGCAGATCCTTTACGCCCTCGGCGATTCAATCTTCGCCATCCAGGCGCCCTATATCGTCAACATTCCGCCGATGGTGCCGCACTGCTTCATGAATCTGGGCGATGAAGTCGCCGAATTGGTCGTGATCTTCCCGACGAATGTCTGGGAGTACGATGTGCTCGATTACTTCCCCTTTAAGGGCGTCAATATCGAGCAGGCCAAGAAGGGCATCATCGTCAAGTAA
- a CDS encoding SRPBCC family protein, with translation MSEFRATVQIAAPADLIWTVVRDVERWAEWTPSIRDITLLDGAPLRLGSRARIRQPKLPTNVMTVTVLEEGRGFTWESKSPGLRATADHWITDAPQGCQVTLAVRFEGWLAPLVAWLAGGLTRQYISWEAAGLKRRCEEWRRTGKGDTIS, from the coding sequence ATGTCCGAGTTCCGCGCCACCGTTCAGATCGCCGCGCCGGCGGACTTGATCTGGACGGTGGTGCGCGATGTCGAGCGCTGGGCCGAATGGACACCCTCGATCCGCGACATCACCCTGCTTGATGGCGCCCCGCTGCGCCTGGGCAGCCGCGCCCGTATACGCCAACCGAAGTTGCCGACCAATGTGATGACTGTCACCGTCCTCGAAGAGGGGAGAGGGTTCACCTGGGAATCGAAAAGCCCCGGTCTGCGCGCCACCGCCGACCATTGGATCACGGATGCTCCACAGGGATGCCAGGTGACGCTCGCTGTCCGTTTCGAAGGATGGCTTGCCCCATTGGTCGCGTGGCTGGCCGGCGGGCTTACCCGTCAGTACATCTCCTGGGAGGCCGCAGGTCTCAAACGTCGGTGCGAGGAATGGCGCCGCACGGGCAAGGGAGATACGATTAGTTAA